A genome region from Chryseobacterium sp. G0186 includes the following:
- a CDS encoding TROVE domain-containing protein, whose protein sequence is MKFNFLKKENKIVLNYEGAKAYVMTPAEELYSAVVTTGLSNITYEKGNDRLQRIQSLIKKNDPEFVAKLAIYARKEMYLRSIPLVLATELAKEASGSDLVSKTVDGIVQRADEITELLAYYQLANERTEIKKLNKLSKQIQKGLVKSFNKFDEYQFAKYNRKTEVTLKDALFLVHPKAKDENQQVIFNKIANDMLETPYTWEVELSVLGQKKFANEAERKQAFKIKWEELIFSNKLGYMAILRNLRNILEAEVSPEAMNKVCHYLADERAVGNSKQLPFRFLAAYRELKTIDSPYLSSILEALESAVMLSAKNIKGFGLDTSVVIAADVSGSMQKSISPKSKVLLYDIGLLMSMILQSQCKNVVTGMFGDRWLRVPMPKNSILRNVDGFYKREGEVGYSTNGYLVIEDLITRKEVVNKVMLFTDIQMWDSSGNKNSFEDSWNRYKTIAPDAQLYIFDLAGYGRQPIDVRRNDVYLIAGWSDKIFEVLNALEDKKSAMEMIKRVVL, encoded by the coding sequence ATGAAATTTAATTTTTTGAAAAAAGAAAATAAAATAGTTTTGAACTACGAAGGAGCAAAAGCATATGTGATGACTCCTGCAGAAGAATTGTATAGTGCTGTGGTTACAACAGGACTCTCTAACATAACCTATGAAAAAGGGAATGACAGATTACAGAGAATACAATCCCTGATTAAGAAAAATGATCCGGAATTTGTAGCAAAACTAGCTATTTATGCAAGGAAAGAGATGTACTTGCGTTCCATTCCGTTGGTCTTGGCTACAGAGTTGGCGAAAGAGGCTTCCGGTTCAGACCTGGTGAGTAAAACAGTAGACGGAATTGTTCAGAGAGCAGATGAAATCACTGAACTTTTGGCCTATTACCAACTTGCCAATGAAAGAACGGAAATCAAAAAACTTAACAAACTGTCTAAGCAGATTCAAAAAGGATTGGTAAAATCATTCAATAAGTTTGATGAATATCAGTTTGCAAAATATAACAGAAAAACAGAAGTAACCCTGAAAGATGCTTTGTTTCTGGTGCATCCAAAAGCAAAGGATGAAAATCAACAAGTCATTTTCAATAAAATTGCCAATGATATGTTAGAGACACCATACACATGGGAAGTTGAACTTTCTGTACTGGGACAGAAAAAATTTGCGAATGAAGCAGAAAGAAAACAGGCTTTCAAAATCAAATGGGAAGAACTGATCTTCAGCAATAAGTTGGGGTATATGGCCATCTTGAGAAACCTGAGAAATATTCTGGAAGCAGAAGTATCGCCTGAAGCAATGAACAAAGTTTGTCATTATTTGGCTGATGAAAGAGCAGTAGGTAATTCAAAGCAGCTACCATTCCGTTTTCTGGCAGCATACAGAGAATTGAAAACCATCGATTCACCTTATCTGTCTTCCATATTGGAAGCTTTGGAAAGTGCTGTGATGCTGAGTGCTAAAAATATAAAAGGCTTTGGCCTTGATACCTCTGTTGTAATAGCGGCTGACGTTTCAGGATCAATGCAGAAATCAATTTCGCCAAAAAGTAAGGTTTTACTTTATGATATTGGTTTACTGATGTCAATGATCTTGCAGTCACAATGTAAAAATGTAGTCACAGGAATGTTTGGTGATCGTTGGTTACGTGTTCCAATGCCTAAAAATAGTATCCTGAGAAATGTAGATGGATTCTACAAGCGTGAGGGAGAAGTTGGGTATTCTACAAACGGTTATCTGGTCATTGAAGATCTGATCACAAGAAAAGAAGTTGTGAATAAAGTAATGCTGTTTACAGACATCCAGATGTGGGATAGTTCCGGAAACAAAAATTCTTTTGAAGATTCATGGAATAGGTATAAAACGATAGCACCTGATGCTCAACTCTATATTTTTGATCTTGCGGGCTATGGCAGACAACCCATTGATGTGAGAAGAAATGACGTATACCTTATTGCAGGTTGGTCAGACAAGATTTTTGAGGTCCTGAATGCCTTGGAAGACAAAAAATCTGCCATGGAAATGATAAAAAGAGTAGTGCTGTAG
- a CDS encoding DUF6584 family protein, translated as MKNLFYKIEQDIKEGRKKKACDRLRNMINQFPNDISLRRKLGQIYFEAGFIDEAGKFWILSTPENIEMEKAVEIYRKSLRNSGNAILMDIVFRGSKEMLDEYAKRVMIELERDSFERTKYIPDFKPKFKDKGNYSEPEAKNKFLNAIGFYMLGIIIILLPILGVFKLFELITSFF; from the coding sequence ATGAAAAATCTATTTTACAAAATTGAACAAGATATTAAAGAAGGGAGAAAGAAAAAGGCCTGTGACAGGCTAAGGAATATGATTAATCAGTTTCCCAATGATATTTCCCTGAGAAGAAAACTAGGACAGATTTATTTTGAAGCAGGATTTATTGATGAAGCAGGTAAATTTTGGATTCTTTCTACACCTGAAAATATTGAAATGGAAAAGGCTGTAGAGATTTACAGAAAATCTTTAAGAAATTCAGGGAATGCTATTTTGATGGATATTGTGTTCAGAGGAAGCAAAGAGATGTTGGATGAATATGCTAAGAGAGTTATGATAGAACTTGAGCGAGATAGTTTTGAAAGAACAAAATATATTCCTGATTTTAAACCAAAATTTAAAGATAAAGGTAATTATTCAGAACCTGAAGCCAAGAATAAATTTCTAAATGCTATAGGGTTTTATATGTTGGGTATAATAATAATTTTACTTCCAATTTTAGGGGTTTTTAAACTGTTTGAACTTATAACCTCATTTTTTTAG
- a CDS encoding phosphate ABC transporter substrate-binding protein, producing MKNTKPLRHTLGINEYGLIDFPWKISGRQISRIIYGSKMGCSHCFPHGWEVVNAKYIKFQRNWKKYRRTQWEN from the coding sequence ATGAAAAATACAAAACCTTTAAGACACACTCTCGGAATCAATGAATATGGATTAATTGATTTTCCATGGAAGATCTCCGGAAGACAGATCTCAAGAATTATATATGGAAGTAAAATGGGTTGTTCACATTGTTTTCCTCACGGCTGGGAAGTCGTGAATGCAAAATATATAAAATTTCAGCGTAACTGGAAAAAATACAGAAGAACCCAGTGGGAAAATTAA
- a CDS encoding helix-turn-helix domain-containing protein, whose product MRPNYKKIYQDMLKLEYPDKLKDPKIKELLGKLDTTEDVLKFNEKLFKSSRESQKNNQKLKTYDKKTMLKLLQYQKKHGHSTSYMSKKYKISRTTLTKWKLMFENELEDSTKKADT is encoded by the coding sequence ATGCGTCCCAATTATAAAAAGATTTACCAGGATATGCTCAAGCTTGAATATCCGGACAAATTAAAGGATCCGAAGATCAAGGAACTTCTTGGAAAACTGGATACCACTGAAGATGTACTTAAGTTCAATGAAAAACTTTTCAAATCCTCCCGGGAAAGCCAGAAAAATAATCAAAAGCTTAAGACTTATGACAAAAAAACAATGCTCAAGCTTCTTCAGTATCAAAAGAAGCACGGCCATTCTACCAGTTATATGTCTAAAAAATATAAGATCAGCAGAACGACTCTTACAAAATGGAAACTGATGTTTGAGAATGAGCTTGAAGATTCAACGAAAAAAGCCGACACATAA
- a CDS encoding transposase produces the protein MLYKEIHIGKFIKERVDENEITVERICKFLDRNEDAVENMYESKSIDSDLLLRWSKLLEYDFFRLYSSHLILYAPPSAVNKSQQKSDKIPYFRKNIYTQEIKEFIMKRILSGEMTQSEVIKEYSIPKSTLHRWLQKSDNING, from the coding sequence ATGTTATACAAAGAGATCCATATTGGAAAATTTATTAAGGAAAGGGTAGATGAGAACGAAATAACAGTGGAGAGGATATGTAAATTTCTGGACAGGAATGAAGATGCTGTGGAAAACATGTATGAAAGCAAATCCATAGATTCGGACCTTCTTCTAAGATGGAGCAAATTACTGGAATATGATTTTTTCAGACTCTACAGTTCACATCTTATTTTATATGCCCCTCCATCGGCTGTCAACAAAAGTCAGCAGAAATCAGATAAAATTCCTTACTTCAGAAAAAACATTTACACTCAGGAAATTAAGGAATTTATTATGAAAAGAATTCTTTCGGGTGAAATGACACAGAGCGAAGTGATTAAGGAATATTCGATTCCTAAAAGCACTCTTCACAGATGGCTTCAGAAAAGTGATAATATAAACGGATAA
- a CDS encoding SulP family inorganic anion transporter, with the protein MKNTISLFDFSKKINYKNELLAGFTVAMTMIPESLSFAILAGLSPLTGLYAAFMMGLVTAVLGGRPGMVSGGAGATIVVLIALIKSHGIDYLFATVVLAGILQMMVGVFKLGKFVRLIPQPVMYGFLNGLAIIIFMAQVEQFKITDSNGVVNWLQGVPLYTMAGLTALTIAVVYFFPKLTKAIPASLVAIIIVFAIVLGFDIPTKTVADIAHISGNLPSFHIPQIPFSIETLQIIFPYALIMAGVGLIESLLTLSMVDEITNSKGNANKESVAQGVANITNGFFGGMGGCAMVAQTLVNLNAGSRARLSGIIASIMILIIILFGAPVIEKIPMAALVGVMMMVAISTFQWVSIRIVNKMPKSDIFVGITVALITVILHNLALAVLVGVIISALVFAWDSAKKIRAKKYTDENGVKHYEIYGPLFFGSATAFADKFDPMNDPDEVIVDFKESRIVDMSAIDAVDKLSKRYQQQGKIVFLRHLSEDCRKMLKNAEAVVEVNIQEDPTYKVMPEK; encoded by the coding sequence ATGAAAAATACCATAAGCTTATTCGATTTTTCGAAGAAAATAAATTATAAAAATGAATTGCTGGCAGGCTTTACCGTAGCCATGACCATGATTCCCGAATCCCTTTCATTTGCAATTCTGGCAGGACTTTCCCCACTTACAGGACTTTACGCTGCCTTTATGATGGGATTGGTGACTGCTGTTTTGGGTGGACGTCCCGGGATGGTTTCCGGAGGAGCAGGAGCTACCATTGTAGTTTTGATTGCTTTGATAAAATCTCATGGAATTGACTATCTTTTTGCGACAGTGGTGCTCGCAGGAATTCTTCAGATGATGGTAGGGGTTTTTAAACTGGGGAAATTTGTCAGGCTTATCCCGCAACCTGTGATGTACGGCTTTTTGAATGGGCTGGCTATTATTATTTTTATGGCGCAGGTAGAACAATTTAAAATTACAGACAGTAATGGAGTGGTAAACTGGCTTCAGGGAGTTCCCTTGTATACCATGGCAGGTTTAACGGCCCTTACAATTGCTGTCGTATACTTTTTCCCGAAATTGACAAAAGCTATTCCCGCTTCCTTGGTAGCCATTATCATAGTATTTGCCATTGTTTTAGGGTTTGATATTCCCACCAAAACAGTTGCAGATATTGCCCATATCAGTGGAAACCTTCCAAGTTTTCATATTCCGCAAATTCCTTTTTCCATTGAAACCTTACAAATTATCTTTCCTTATGCCTTAATTATGGCAGGGGTAGGTCTCATTGAATCTCTTCTGACCTTATCAATGGTGGATGAAATTACCAATTCGAAAGGAAACGCAAACAAAGAATCAGTAGCTCAGGGCGTAGCCAATATTACCAATGGTTTTTTTGGAGGAATGGGGGGATGTGCGATGGTTGCCCAAACGTTGGTCAATCTTAATGCGGGGTCCAGAGCACGGTTGTCGGGAATTATTGCCTCCATTATGATCTTAATAATCATTCTTTTTGGAGCTCCCGTTATTGAAAAAATCCCAATGGCAGCATTGGTAGGAGTGATGATGATGGTTGCCATCAGTACGTTCCAGTGGGTTTCAATCAGAATAGTGAATAAAATGCCGAAGTCAGACATCTTTGTTGGAATTACAGTGGCCTTGATCACGGTGATTCTGCATAATCTGGCCCTGGCAGTTTTGGTAGGTGTGATTATCTCAGCCTTGGTTTTTGCATGGGACAGCGCCAAAAAAATTCGGGCAAAAAAATATACCGATGAAAACGGGGTGAAGCATTATGAAATCTATGGGCCATTGTTCTTTGGTTCGGCGACAGCCTTTGCAGATAAGTTTGATCCAATGAATGACCCCGATGAAGTGATTGTAGATTTTAAAGAAAGCCGTATTGTAGATATGAGTGCCATTGATGCGGTGGATAAATTATCAAAACGCTACCAGCAGCAGGGAAAAATAGTATTTCTCCGTCACCTTAGTGAAGATTGCCGTAAGATGCTGAAGAATGCTGAAGCAGTAGTGGAAGTCAATATTCAGGAAGATCCAACGTATAAAGTAATGCCGGAAAAGTAA
- a CDS encoding HAD family hydrolase yields MKTDIDIHNHCHFSFDLWLTLIKSHPEFKAKRVELFSSFFNVNKPIEEVAKTVKYYDDLCNTINEVTGGNIDTFEIYLMILGALNVDVKLLNKEKLNEFYVKSEELFLEYKPVVIFENIHDFFDKIKNQGKTINILSNTGFIKGTTMRKFLIHENLDQYIDFHIYSDEINCSKPNPLIFQEVKNNLKDQDLPLHQILHIGDNPVADYKGAMDFGFSAHLLKH; encoded by the coding sequence TTGAAAACAGATATCGACATTCACAACCACTGTCATTTTTCCTTTGACTTGTGGCTCACCCTAATCAAATCTCACCCTGAATTTAAAGCGAAAAGAGTTGAGCTGTTCTCCTCATTTTTCAATGTAAATAAGCCAATAGAGGAAGTTGCAAAAACCGTAAAATACTATGATGATCTTTGCAATACCATTAATGAAGTTACAGGAGGAAATATAGATACTTTTGAAATTTATCTGATGATTCTGGGAGCATTGAATGTGGATGTAAAGCTTTTAAATAAAGAAAAGCTGAATGAATTTTATGTGAAAAGCGAAGAGCTGTTTCTGGAGTATAAACCTGTTGTCATTTTTGAAAATATTCATGATTTTTTTGATAAAATTAAAAATCAGGGAAAAACCATCAATATTCTAAGCAATACAGGATTTATCAAAGGAACAACAATGAGAAAGTTTCTGATTCATGAAAATCTGGATCAGTATATTGATTTTCATATTTATTCCGATGAAATCAATTGTTCTAAACCGAATCCACTTATTTTTCAGGAAGTGAAGAATAATCTTAAGGATCAGGACTTACCACTGCATCAGATCCTGCATATCGGGGATAATCCGGTGGCAGATTATAAAGGGGCCATGGACTTTGGTTTCAGTGCACATTTACTTAAACACTAA
- a CDS encoding phosphoribosyltransferase family protein, with protein sequence MNKRYSLHHIHSADEFTFSPAEYSYFKYGDKSYAEKFAKELFDGFISENEELLHSGKEIVVLPSPYMAIPTASNFLCFYFKKLLDFYLFQKEKKSSILSKINRNHTYITDYGNLNFEDRKNLIANDTYYIDKDFLRGKLCIFIDDIKITGSHEFTVNRILDEYDVKADFMFLYYAELMNFELDPKIENFFNYYAVKNVKHVAEVMNKANFEFNTRIVKYILGLDSSNFDYLTSNVKKEQMDLLLELAISNNYHLIKEYKNNINTLTQTELYYGY encoded by the coding sequence ATGAATAAAAGATACAGCTTACACCACATTCATTCAGCGGATGAGTTTACTTTCTCACCTGCGGAATACAGTTATTTCAAGTATGGCGATAAGTCGTATGCTGAAAAATTTGCTAAAGAATTATTCGACGGATTTATCTCTGAAAATGAAGAGCTTTTACATAGCGGTAAGGAAATAGTAGTGCTTCCAAGCCCTTATATGGCGATTCCTACGGCTTCCAACTTTTTATGCTTTTACTTTAAAAAACTTTTGGATTTTTATCTGTTTCAAAAAGAAAAGAAGTCAAGTATTCTTTCTAAGATCAACCGAAACCATACTTATATCACAGATTATGGGAACCTTAACTTTGAGGATCGCAAAAATCTGATAGCCAATGATACTTATTACATCGATAAGGACTTTTTAAGAGGAAAACTTTGTATTTTTATAGACGATATAAAAATTACAGGGAGTCACGAGTTTACGGTAAACAGAATCTTGGATGAATATGATGTAAAGGCAGATTTTATGTTCCTGTACTATGCAGAGCTGATGAACTTTGAACTTGATCCCAAAATTGAAAACTTTTTCAATTATTATGCAGTGAAAAATGTAAAACACGTTGCAGAAGTGATGAATAAAGCCAATTTTGAGTTCAATACAAGGATTGTAAAATATATTTTAGGCCTGGATTCAAGTAATTTTGATTATCTTACGTCTAATGTAAAAAAGGAACAGATGGATCTCCTGTTGGAGTTGGCCATCAGTAACAACTATCATTTAATAAAAGAATATAAAAATAACATCAATACTTTAACACAAACGGAATTATATTATGGCTATTAA
- a CDS encoding TerD family protein → MAINLQKGQRENINAPKFTVGLGWDINNTSTGTGFDLDASLFLLGDDKKLVSDNHFIFYNNLESPDKSVIHTGDNLTGEGAGDDEQIKIDLTKIDDAIKEITVVVTIHEADERKQNFGQVRNSFIRIFNTDTNEEILKYELDEDFSIETAVEFGRIYNRNGEWKFEAVGAGQRDGLDKFVSIYQK, encoded by the coding sequence ATGGCTATTAACTTACAAAAAGGACAAAGAGAAAACATTAACGCACCTAAATTTACTGTAGGTTTAGGATGGGATATCAATAATACCTCTACAGGAACCGGATTTGATCTTGATGCTTCTTTATTTTTGTTGGGTGACGACAAAAAACTGGTTTCAGATAATCATTTTATTTTTTATAACAACCTTGAGTCTCCGGACAAATCTGTAATCCACACAGGAGATAACCTTACAGGAGAAGGAGCTGGTGATGATGAGCAAATCAAAATCGATCTTACAAAAATTGATGATGCTATCAAGGAAATTACTGTAGTGGTAACGATCCATGAAGCGGACGAGAGAAAACAAAATTTTGGACAGGTAAGAAATTCTTTCATTAGAATCTTCAACACCGATACGAATGAAGAAATCTTAAAGTATGAACTGGATGAAGATTTCTCAATCGAAACTGCTGTAGAATTCGGAAGAATTTATAACAGAAACGGAGAATGGAAATTTGAGGCTGTAGGTGCAGGACAGAGAGACGGCCTTGACAAATTTGTATCAATTTATCAGAAGTAA